In Melospiza georgiana isolate bMelGeo1 chromosome 8, bMelGeo1.pri, whole genome shotgun sequence, one genomic interval encodes:
- the LOC131086339 gene encoding lysosomal acid lipase/cholesteryl ester hydrolase-like: MTWLFLTISCFCASASKVSQSSGNVLQSTMMWLFLTISCFVLVAAKSEENPEVSMDVGEIVRYHGYPYEEHEVLTEDGYFLTLQRIPHGRGSPGSFSLSHKAGAPPSNMFCPPPKAVVLLQHGLVLEGSNWVTNLPNTSLGFILADAGYDVWIGNSRGNSWSRKHQEFEFHQQEYSAYSFHEMAMYDLPASINYILQRTGQEQLYYVAYSQGTTTGFIAFSSIPELDRKIKMFFALAPITVNSHMKSPLVRVFDLPEALIKIILGKTVVFDKGEVLKQVISTMCTYPMLKTVCSLVFYLPGGFTNSLNVSRMDVYLARYPDSTSLKNMLHWRQLYQTGEFKHYDYGSDNVLHYNQSTPPFYELENMKTPLAAWYGGKDWISAPEDVNITLPRISNVAYKKYIPEFVHFDFLWGKQVYEQVYKEMLDLMEKGA; the protein is encoded by the exons ATGACGTGGCTGTTCCTCACCATTTCTTGTTTCTGTGCTAGTGCCAGCAAAGTCTCTCAAAGTTCTGGCAATGTTTTGCAGAGCACCATGATGTGGCTGTTCCTCACCATCTCTTGTTTCGTGCTCGTCGCTGCAAAGTCAGAGGAGAACCCCGAGGTGTCCATGGATGTT ggCGAAATTGTGCGCTACCACGGGTACCCCTACGAGGAGCACGAGGTGCTGACAGAGGATGGATATTTCCTCACCCTGCAGAGGATCCCCCACGGCAgaggcagcccagggagcttCAGCCTCTCCCACAAGGCAGGGGCGCCGCCATCCAACATGTTCTGTCCCC CTCCAAAGGCTGTGGTACTCCTGCAGCATGGCCTGGTGTTGGAGGGAAGCAACTGGGTCACCAACTTGCCCAACACCAGCCTGGGCTTCATCCTGGCCGACGCTGGCTACGACGTCTGGATCGGGAACAGCCGGGGCAACAGCTGGTCACGGAAACACCAGGAGTTTGAGTTCCACCAGCAGGAATACTCAGCTTACAG CTTCCATGAGATGGCCATGTATGACCTTCCAGCGTCCATCAACTACATCCTGCAGAGAACGGGGCAGGAGCAGTTGTACTACGTGGCTTATTCCCAAGGCACCACCACAG GTTTCATTGCCTTCTCCTCCATTCCCGAGCTGGATCGCAAAATCAAGATGTTCTTCGCCTTGGCTCCCATCACCGTCAACTCCCACATGAAGTCCCCCCTGGTGAGGGTGTTTGACCTCCCCGAGGCGCTGATCAAG ATCATTTTAGGCAAGACAGTGGTCTTTGATAAGGGTGAGGTGTTGAAGCAAGTGATTTCCACCATGTGCACCTACCCCATGCTGAAGACCGTGTGCTCTTTGGTGTTTTACCTGCCTGGTGGGTTCACCAACAGCTTGAACGTG AGCCGCATGGATGTGTACCTGGCCCGCTACCCTGACTCCACATCCTTAAAAAACATGTTGCACTGGCGCCAG CTCTATCAGACTGGAGAATTCAAGCATTACGATTACGGCAGTGACAACGTGCTTCATTACAACCAG AGCACTCCTCCCTTCTATGAGCTGGAGAACATGAAAACCCCGCTGGCTGCCTGGTATGGGGGCAAGGACTGGATCTCAGCCCCCGAGGACGTGAACATCACCCTGCCCCGCATCTCCAACGTGGCCTACAAAAAGTACATCCCCGAATTTGTCCACTTTGACTTCCTCTGGGGCAAGCAGGTCTACGAGCAGGTCTACAAAGAAATGCTTGACCTGATGGAGAAGGGTGCCTAG